From one Microbacterium aurum genomic stretch:
- a CDS encoding FMN-binding protein, with amino-acid sequence MIRTTAVPATRRTRASARTGVAAASVLGVIALAGCASAADAEESASTQTDAAATPAATASAGEQSTGSADGASDGAYADGTYTADGSYATPESVETITVTVTLEDDVITDVEVTGNPTKRESEQYQSKFIGGISAEVVGKNIDEISVSRVAGSSLTSGGFNEAIQAIKAEAAA; translated from the coding sequence ATGATCCGCACCACCGCCGTCCCCGCCACGCGCCGCACGCGCGCCTCGGCCCGCACGGGTGTCGCAGCCGCATCCGTCCTCGGCGTCATCGCCCTCGCCGGCTGCGCCTCCGCCGCCGATGCCGAAGAGAGCGCATCGACCCAGACCGACGCGGCGGCCACGCCCGCCGCGACCGCGTCGGCGGGGGAGCAGAGCACCGGCTCTGCGGACGGGGCCTCCGACGGCGCCTACGCCGACGGCACCTACACCGCCGACGGCTCGTATGCGACACCCGAGTCGGTCGAGACGATCACGGTGACCGTGACGCTCGAGGACGACGTCATCACGGACGTCGAGGTCACCGGCAACCCCACCAAGCGGGAGTCCGAGCAGTATCAGAGCAAGTTCATCGGGGGCATCTCCGCGGAGGTCGTCGGCAAGAACATCGACGAGATCTCGGTCTCGCGCGTCGCCGGCTCCTCGCTGACCAGCGGCGGGTTCAACGAGGCGATTCAGGCGATCAAGGCCGAAGCGGCCGCGTGA
- a CDS encoding FAD:protein FMN transferase: protein MPAAGRPVVAGAAGASAAGAAAEVAAAGARSPPARSAVERPRERWEFAAIGTVWRIDTAAPLDAATRAAVTALIDAFDRDWSRFRPDSLVTRLAAGGTADAPTADAVPMLDLFAAASAATDGAVNPLIGDALARRGYDAGYGFVDRGAQPAPAAWRDLLRWDDGILSLCAPATIDVGALGKGRLVDLVLAEVRRRVVGAVTVEASGDIAVAGATERIALEHPYDPTRAIGVWEVTDAALCASATGRRAWPGADGAGLHHVLDARTGEPVRTIAATWALAADAITADAVATTLFFDGGPRFAAERDAQWVRMTTDGRVEWSPGSTAELFL from the coding sequence ATGCCCGCCGCGGGCCGACCGGTGGTGGCCGGGGCGGCGGGCGCGTCGGCGGCCGGGGCGGCTGCCGAGGTGGCGGCGGCGGGGGCGCGGTCCCCACCGGCGAGGTCCGCGGTTGAACGGCCGCGGGAGCGCTGGGAGTTCGCCGCGATCGGCACGGTGTGGCGCATCGACACCGCCGCGCCCCTGGATGCCGCCACCCGCGCCGCGGTCACCGCGCTGATCGACGCCTTCGACCGCGACTGGTCGCGCTTCCGCCCCGACTCCCTCGTCACCCGGCTCGCCGCCGGCGGAACGGCGGACGCGCCGACCGCGGATGCCGTGCCCATGCTCGACCTGTTCGCCGCGGCATCCGCCGCCACCGACGGCGCCGTGAACCCTCTCATCGGCGACGCGCTCGCGCGCCGCGGCTACGACGCCGGGTACGGGTTCGTCGACCGCGGCGCGCAGCCCGCCCCGGCCGCGTGGCGCGATCTGCTGCGCTGGGACGACGGCATCCTGAGCCTTTGCGCGCCGGCGACGATCGACGTCGGCGCGCTCGGCAAGGGGCGTCTCGTCGACCTCGTGCTCGCTGAGGTGCGCCGCCGGGTCGTCGGCGCGGTGACCGTCGAGGCGAGTGGTGACATCGCCGTGGCCGGTGCCACCGAGCGCATCGCGCTGGAGCATCCGTACGATCCGACGCGCGCGATCGGCGTGTGGGAGGTGACCGACGCCGCCCTGTGCGCGTCGGCGACGGGGCGCCGCGCGTGGCCGGGCGCCGACGGGGCCGGGCTGCACCATGTGCTCGACGCCCGCACCGGCGAGCCGGTGCGCACGATCGCGGCTACGTGGGCTCTGGCCGCCGACGCGATCACCGCCGACGCGGTCGCGACGACGCTGTTCTTCGACGGCGGTCCCCGCTTCGCGGCCGAGCGCGACGCGCAGTGGGTGCGGATGACCACCGACGGCCGCGTGGAGTGGTCGCCCGGCAGTACGGCAGAGTTGTTCCTGTGA
- a CDS encoding FAD-dependent oxidoreductase: MSSLTVVWNRVFAVVGRVSMYRLVVLALAALAAIAFALSFFGLAGPTPGELLAALAVLAAACAATDAVAHRILGTPWRWESSLITTLILLFVLRPTLEPLGLVGLAVAGVVASASKYLLAWQGRHIFNPAAVGAAVLTVLSVWLPDLGSSSWWVGTPSLAAPVIILGLVVLVRTEKVRVVAVFVLIACAVAFVRTSVQYQQVGLELDGATVFWQILWSSPFLFLGAFMLSEPLTLPPRRWQQFTVAALVGVLAGWPIDVGEVSLGQERALLIGNLLAFAFAVRTAVRLTYLGRIPLTPTVRELAFRAERRFRFVAGQYLELEVPHPHPDARGTRREFSIVSAPEELPEVRIALREGSQSSYKKALAAVEPGQTLAVTGVWGDFVLPTRPMAPVLMVAAGIGVTPFVSQLRHQRLSGEDRDIVFVYVASDAEELAFRQDLEDAGIPVIVFTRNEPATLPPHWRWAKGVRLDADGLLQVVPDIGARHAFISGPPGLIADLAPALERARSLTTDAFSGY; the protein is encoded by the coding sequence ATGTCTTCCCTCACCGTCGTCTGGAACCGCGTCTTCGCCGTCGTCGGGCGGGTCTCGATGTACCGGCTCGTCGTGCTGGCCCTCGCCGCCCTCGCCGCCATCGCGTTCGCGCTGTCGTTCTTCGGCCTCGCCGGCCCCACGCCGGGGGAGCTCCTGGCCGCGCTGGCAGTGCTGGCGGCGGCGTGCGCGGCGACGGATGCCGTGGCCCACCGCATCCTCGGCACCCCCTGGCGCTGGGAGTCCTCGCTCATCACGACGCTCATCCTGCTGTTCGTGCTGCGGCCGACCCTCGAGCCGCTGGGCCTTGTGGGCCTCGCGGTCGCCGGAGTCGTGGCGTCGGCATCCAAGTACCTGCTCGCCTGGCAGGGCCGGCACATCTTCAACCCCGCGGCGGTCGGCGCGGCGGTCCTCACGGTGCTGAGCGTCTGGCTGCCCGATCTCGGATCGTCGTCGTGGTGGGTCGGGACGCCGAGCCTCGCCGCGCCCGTCATCATCCTGGGGCTCGTCGTGCTGGTGCGCACCGAGAAGGTGCGTGTCGTGGCGGTGTTCGTCCTCATCGCGTGCGCCGTCGCATTCGTGCGCACCTCGGTGCAGTACCAGCAGGTCGGGCTCGAGCTCGACGGTGCCACCGTGTTCTGGCAGATCCTGTGGTCTTCGCCGTTCCTCTTCCTCGGGGCGTTCATGCTCTCCGAACCGCTGACGCTCCCGCCCCGGCGCTGGCAGCAGTTCACCGTCGCGGCCCTCGTCGGCGTGCTGGCCGGCTGGCCGATCGACGTCGGGGAGGTGAGCCTCGGGCAGGAGCGCGCGCTGCTCATCGGCAACCTGCTCGCGTTCGCCTTCGCGGTGCGCACCGCCGTCCGGCTGACCTACCTCGGCCGCATCCCGCTGACCCCGACGGTCCGCGAGCTCGCGTTCCGCGCCGAACGGCGGTTCCGTTTCGTCGCGGGGCAGTATCTCGAGCTCGAGGTGCCGCACCCGCATCCCGATGCGCGCGGCACGCGGCGGGAGTTCTCCATCGTGTCGGCACCGGAGGAGCTGCCCGAGGTGCGCATCGCGCTGCGGGAGGGTTCGCAGTCGAGCTACAAGAAGGCCCTCGCCGCCGTCGAACCCGGGCAGACGCTCGCGGTGACGGGCGTGTGGGGCGACTTCGTGCTGCCCACGCGGCCGATGGCACCCGTGCTGATGGTGGCGGCCGGCATCGGCGTGACGCCCTTCGTCTCGCAGCTGCGGCACCAGCGGCTGTCGGGGGAGGACCGCGACATCGTCTTCGTCTACGTCGCCTCGGATGCCGAGGAGCTCGCCTTCCGCCAGGATCTGGAGGATGCCGGCATCCCCGTCATCGTGTTCACCCGCAACGAGCCGGCCACCCTCCCGCCGCACTGGCGCTGGGCCAAGGGTGTGCGCCTGGATGCCGACGGCCTGCTGCAGGTGGTCCCCGACATCGGTGCGCGTCACGCCTTCATCTCCGGCCCGCCCGGACTCATCGCCGACCTCGCTCCCGCGCTGGAGCGGGCGCGCTCCCTCACGACCGACGCGTTCTCCGGCTACTGA
- a CDS encoding sensor histidine kinase, with protein MSSAPAVTDARDAPRARHRWSLQTRLIVTVVSFVALILVGVGFATGTILRSIMVENLNAQVSEASNIVQRMIQPGSTAVDVLSAGRQENGTLLVLQTFSGLSGAYVDHDGNVVELTQSEISALMPQGVDEQGWGTLPVADVGEYRVKFQGTPGGMFYLVGMPTSELTSTVAQILTTVALLTVGGLLVLAALLALVIRQSLKPLRSVADTAARVAAQRLDSGDVTITERVPASEADASDEIGRVGAALNTLLDHVDTSLAARQRNEERMRAFVADASHELRTPLAAIRGYSELSLRSLKLSRDAGDHATTAQLAATADQSQQGLERIQAASLRMTTLVEDLLLLARLDEGKELVYGAVDLTRVVVDAVADAQAAGPEHEWELDAGEEPVVVAGDAVRLHQVVANLLTNARVHTPAGTRIVASVEVADGGAVVRIADNGPGIDPAIADELFERFARADTSRARQTGGTGLGLSIAKAIVTAHHGTITVDSEPGATVFEVRLPARPATPAS; from the coding sequence GTGAGCTCCGCCCCGGCCGTGACCGACGCGCGGGACGCCCCGCGCGCCCGGCATCGCTGGAGCCTGCAGACCCGCCTCATCGTCACGGTCGTCTCCTTCGTCGCGCTGATCCTCGTGGGGGTCGGGTTCGCGACCGGGACCATCCTGCGCTCGATCATGGTCGAGAACCTCAACGCGCAGGTGTCGGAGGCCTCTAACATCGTCCAGCGCATGATCCAGCCCGGCAGCACGGCGGTGGACGTGCTGAGCGCGGGCCGCCAGGAGAACGGCACCCTGCTCGTGCTCCAGACCTTCAGCGGGCTCTCCGGCGCGTACGTCGACCACGACGGCAACGTCGTGGAGCTGACGCAGAGCGAGATCTCCGCCCTCATGCCGCAAGGCGTCGACGAGCAGGGCTGGGGAACCCTGCCGGTCGCGGACGTCGGAGAGTATCGCGTCAAGTTCCAGGGCACGCCGGGCGGGATGTTCTACCTCGTCGGCATGCCGACCTCGGAACTGACCTCGACGGTCGCGCAGATCCTCACGACCGTGGCCCTGTTGACCGTCGGCGGCCTGCTGGTGCTCGCCGCGCTTCTCGCCCTGGTCATCCGACAGTCCCTGAAGCCGCTGCGCTCGGTCGCCGACACGGCGGCGCGGGTCGCCGCGCAGCGTCTCGACTCGGGCGATGTCACCATCACCGAGCGGGTGCCGGCCTCCGAAGCCGACGCCTCCGACGAGATCGGCCGGGTCGGCGCGGCGCTGAACACTCTGCTCGATCACGTCGACACCTCTCTCGCCGCCCGCCAGCGCAACGAGGAGCGGATGCGGGCGTTCGTCGCCGACGCGAGTCACGAGCTGCGCACGCCGCTCGCCGCGATCCGCGGCTACTCGGAGCTGTCGCTGCGCTCGCTGAAGCTGTCGCGCGACGCCGGCGACCACGCGACGACGGCGCAGTTGGCGGCGACCGCGGACCAGTCGCAGCAGGGACTGGAGCGCATTCAGGCGGCATCCCTTCGCATGACGACCCTCGTGGAGGATCTGCTGCTGCTGGCGCGCCTGGACGAGGGCAAGGAGCTCGTCTACGGCGCCGTGGATCTCACCCGCGTCGTCGTCGACGCCGTCGCGGACGCGCAGGCCGCCGGCCCCGAGCACGAGTGGGAGCTGGATGCCGGGGAGGAGCCGGTCGTCGTCGCGGGCGACGCGGTGCGGCTGCACCAGGTCGTCGCGAACCTGCTGACGAACGCGCGGGTGCACACGCCCGCGGGCACCCGCATCGTCGCGAGCGTCGAGGTCGCCGACGGCGGGGCCGTCGTGCGGATCGCCGACAACGGGCCGGGCATCGATCCCGCCATCGCCGACGAGCTGTTCGAGCGCTTCGCGCGCGCCGACACCTCCCGGGCGCGTCAGACCGGCGGCACTGGGCTCGGTCTGTCGATCGCGAAGGCGATCGTGACAGCCCACCACGGCACCATCACCGTCGACAGCGAGCCCGGCGCGACGGTGTTCGAGGTGCGCCTGCCGGCACGGCCCGCGACGCCGGCATCCTGA
- a CDS encoding response regulator transcription factor: MTAPAPTAALHRADGSPLRVLVVDDEQMLTDLLSMALRMEGWEVRSAGSGFDALAQAREFDPDAMVLDIMMPDLDGMSVLQRLRHAGNDVPVLFLTAKDAVADRVAGLTAGGDDYVTKPFSLEEVVARLRGLMRRAGTAMAEGADPILRVGDLTLNEDSHEVERSGTEIELTATEFELLRFLMRNQRRVVSKAQILDRVWNYDFGGRSSVVELYISYLRKKIDAGREPLIHTVRGVGYMIKAPQ; this comes from the coding sequence ATGACCGCTCCCGCCCCCACTGCCGCCCTTCACCGCGCCGACGGCTCGCCGCTGCGCGTGCTCGTCGTCGACGACGAGCAGATGCTCACCGACCTGCTGTCGATGGCCCTGCGCATGGAGGGGTGGGAGGTCCGCAGCGCCGGCTCAGGGTTCGACGCCCTGGCCCAGGCGCGCGAGTTCGACCCCGACGCGATGGTGCTCGACATCATGATGCCCGACCTCGACGGCATGTCCGTCCTGCAGCGGCTGCGCCACGCGGGCAACGACGTGCCGGTGCTCTTCCTCACCGCGAAGGATGCCGTGGCGGACCGCGTCGCGGGGCTCACCGCCGGCGGCGACGACTACGTCACGAAGCCGTTCAGCCTCGAGGAGGTCGTGGCGCGCCTGCGGGGGCTCATGCGCCGCGCCGGGACGGCGATGGCGGAGGGCGCCGACCCGATCCTGCGGGTGGGCGACCTGACCCTCAACGAGGACTCGCACGAAGTCGAGCGCTCGGGCACCGAGATCGAGCTGACGGCCACGGAGTTCGAGCTGCTGCGCTTCCTCATGCGCAACCAGCGCCGCGTCGTATCGAAGGCGCAGATCCTCGACCGCGTCTGGAACTACGACTTCGGCGGGCGCTCCTCGGTCGTGGAGCTCTACATCTCGTACCTGCGCAAGAAGATCGACGCCGGCCGTGAGCCGCTCATCCACACGGTGCGCGGCGTCGGCTACATGATCAAAGCGCCGCAGTGA
- a CDS encoding ABC transporter permease, producing the protein MYWTYLRRELSGRKKQTAIVAIGLAIAIALVIIVNSLSAGIRDAQAQALESVYGVGTDLTVTGAQTEPGADGGARPQFDFDEDGGSTSDDGMTTLSQSRLTTDFRRGTLDASTLDTVTAIDGVAAASGALSLTNTTFSGELPQAPSESGTTDGQTGGEAPQEGQGGPGGGFGGGSFGVDSFTVLGIDPDADAVGPMSAVTVSDGRALEASDAGADVAVLDATYATSAGLAVGDTMDIGGTSFEVVGIVTSASSSADTASNVYIPLDVAQTLSGAGDVLSTVYVQAASSDDISAVQTALQDALPDATVSSQSDLASTVSGSLSSASSLITSLGTWLSIIVLAVAVALAVLFTISGISRRTRELGTLKAIGWSNSRVVGQVAGESVVQALIGGAAGVVLGLVGVLVINLVSPTISSAPATTAGMGGQGGPGAGGDGAGGMGGGGFGAQFTQTATDIVLHAPLSLWIVVAALLLAVAGGLVAGAFGGWRAAKLSPAEALRAVA; encoded by the coding sequence ATGTACTGGACGTACCTGCGCCGCGAGCTGTCGGGGCGCAAGAAGCAGACCGCGATCGTGGCGATCGGACTCGCCATCGCCATCGCGCTCGTCATCATCGTCAACTCGCTGTCCGCCGGCATCCGCGATGCCCAGGCGCAGGCGCTGGAATCCGTCTACGGCGTCGGCACCGACCTCACCGTCACGGGCGCCCAGACCGAGCCGGGCGCCGACGGCGGCGCGCGGCCGCAGTTCGACTTCGACGAGGACGGGGGCAGCACGTCCGACGACGGCATGACGACCCTCAGCCAGTCGCGACTGACGACCGACTTCCGGCGCGGCACGCTCGACGCCTCGACGCTCGACACGGTGACCGCGATCGACGGCGTCGCGGCGGCATCCGGCGCCCTCAGCCTCACCAACACGACCTTCTCCGGCGAACTGCCGCAGGCGCCCAGCGAGAGCGGGACCACCGACGGCCAGACCGGGGGAGAGGCCCCGCAGGAGGGCCAGGGCGGTCCGGGCGGCGGCTTCGGCGGCGGATCGTTCGGCGTCGACTCGTTCACGGTGCTGGGCATCGACCCCGACGCCGACGCCGTCGGACCGATGTCGGCCGTCACCGTCAGCGACGGGCGCGCGCTCGAAGCCTCCGACGCCGGAGCCGACGTCGCCGTGCTCGACGCCACGTACGCGACGAGCGCCGGCCTCGCCGTCGGCGACACCATGGACATCGGCGGGACGAGCTTCGAGGTCGTCGGTATCGTGACCTCGGCCTCGTCGAGCGCCGACACCGCCTCGAACGTCTACATCCCGCTGGATGTCGCGCAGACCCTCTCCGGCGCCGGCGACGTGCTGTCGACGGTGTACGTGCAGGCCGCCTCCAGCGACGACATCTCCGCGGTGCAGACGGCGCTGCAGGATGCCCTGCCCGACGCGACCGTCAGCTCGCAGTCCGACCTCGCCTCGACGGTCTCCGGCTCCCTTTCCAGCGCGAGCTCGCTCATCACGAGCCTCGGCACGTGGCTGTCGATCATCGTGCTCGCCGTGGCGGTCGCCCTCGCGGTGCTGTTCACGATCTCGGGCATCTCCCGGCGGACGCGGGAACTCGGCACCCTCAAGGCGATCGGCTGGTCGAACTCGCGCGTCGTCGGACAGGTGGCGGGGGAGTCCGTCGTCCAGGCGCTCATCGGCGGTGCGGCCGGCGTCGTGCTGGGGCTTGTTGGTGTGCTCGTGATCAACCTCGTCTCCCCGACGATCTCATCGGCCCCGGCGACGACGGCCGGCATGGGCGGACAGGGCGGCCCGGGCGCCGGCGGCGATGGCGCCGGCGGGATGGGCGGCGGGGGCTTCGGCGCCCAGTTCACCCAGACCGCGACCGACATCGTGCTGCACGCGCCGCTGTCGCTGTGGATCGTCGTGGCGGCCCTGCTGCTCGCCGTCGCGGGCGGCCTCGTCGCCGGCGCGTTCGGCGGCTGGCGTGCCGCGAAGCTCAGCCCCGCCGAAGCCCTGCGAGCGGTCGCGTGA
- a CDS encoding ABC transporter ATP-binding protein, with amino-acid sequence MTMIDQTVTDAAATLTMPAYRLAGVTKTYQQKGRVVQALKGVDVEIAAGDFVTIQGPTGGGKSTLLQLLGALDTPTAGHVMIGETDLATASAKDLEHVRAREVGFVFQAFNLIPTLTAAENVSMGLEPLGLAPAERAERVADALARVDLSDRGDHRPGELSGGQQQRVAIARAIAKRPRVLLADEPTGNLDEYMRDEILAVLEHLNAEGLTLVVVTHDSAVARRARRRLRLDKGTIKDITR; translated from the coding sequence ATGACCATGATCGACCAGACCGTGACGGATGCCGCGGCCACCCTCACCATGCCGGCCTACCGGCTCGCCGGCGTCACGAAGACCTACCAGCAGAAGGGACGCGTCGTGCAGGCGCTGAAGGGGGTGGACGTCGAGATCGCCGCCGGCGATTTCGTCACGATCCAGGGGCCCACCGGCGGCGGCAAGTCGACGCTGCTGCAGCTGCTGGGGGCGCTGGACACCCCGACCGCCGGACACGTCATGATCGGGGAGACCGATCTCGCCACGGCATCCGCGAAGGATCTCGAGCACGTGAGGGCGCGAGAGGTGGGGTTCGTGTTCCAGGCGTTCAACCTCATCCCCACCCTGACGGCGGCCGAGAACGTGTCGATGGGCCTCGAGCCGCTGGGTCTTGCTCCCGCGGAGCGGGCCGAGCGCGTCGCCGACGCCCTCGCGCGCGTCGACCTGTCCGACCGCGGTGATCACCGCCCCGGTGAGCTCTCCGGGGGACAGCAGCAGCGCGTGGCGATCGCCCGGGCCATCGCGAAGCGGCCCCGGGTGCTGCTGGCAGACGAGCCCACCGGGAACCTCGACGAGTACATGCGCGACGAGATCCTCGCGGTGCTCGAGCACCTGAACGCCGAGGGCCTCACGCTCGTCGTGGTGACCCACGACTCCGCGGTCGCCCGTCGCGCGCGCCGCCGGCTGCGGCTGGACAAGGGGACGATCAAGGACATCACCCGCTGA
- a CDS encoding magnesium and cobalt transport protein CorA: MAQPHCVVYRDGTAHPTDAPLDAALADARRDGGMLWVALTAPSPDEVREVAATLGLERLGVATALRTHQRSKLDRIGEHLFVVAQPAQYDDAAETVQCREVDVFVGPDFFVAISPGGQVDLERMRRLLDEHPEIAQRGPMGVLWGMFEFVTRGYRDVLDGIEHDIDEIEKELFGEDAGVSRRIFALQREVIDLQHATSPLPDMMDRLQQVVGAASPDAEVPGFREIADRARYIDARVSAFRHTLDDALTIHATIIDQRRNDQMSEMTRTSILQNDQVKKISSWAAIGFAPTLIAGIYGMNFRVMPELDWAWGYPFALGLMVAVSAGLYLVFKRNDWL; the protein is encoded by the coding sequence ATGGCCCAGCCGCACTGCGTCGTCTACCGCGACGGGACGGCCCACCCCACCGACGCCCCGCTGGACGCGGCGCTCGCCGACGCCCGACGAGACGGCGGGATGCTGTGGGTCGCCCTGACCGCGCCGAGTCCCGACGAGGTCCGGGAGGTCGCCGCGACGCTGGGCCTGGAGCGCCTGGGCGTCGCCACGGCGCTGCGCACCCACCAGCGCTCGAAGCTCGACCGCATCGGCGAGCACCTGTTCGTCGTGGCGCAGCCGGCGCAGTACGACGACGCGGCCGAGACGGTGCAGTGCCGCGAGGTGGACGTGTTCGTCGGCCCCGACTTCTTCGTCGCCATCTCCCCGGGCGGGCAGGTCGATCTGGAGCGGATGCGGCGGCTGCTCGACGAGCATCCCGAGATCGCCCAGCGCGGCCCGATGGGCGTGCTGTGGGGCATGTTCGAGTTCGTGACCCGCGGCTACCGCGATGTGCTCGACGGCATCGAGCACGACATCGACGAGATCGAGAAGGAGCTCTTCGGCGAGGACGCCGGGGTCTCCCGCCGCATCTTCGCGCTGCAGCGGGAGGTCATCGATCTGCAGCATGCGACATCGCCGCTGCCCGACATGATGGACCGGCTGCAGCAGGTCGTCGGCGCCGCCTCACCCGACGCCGAGGTGCCCGGGTTCCGCGAGATCGCCGACCGCGCCCGCTACATCGATGCGCGCGTCAGCGCCTTCCGCCACACCCTCGACGACGCGCTGACGATCCACGCGACGATCATCGACCAGCGGCGCAACGATCAGATGAGCGAGATGACCCGCACCAGCATCCTGCAGAACGACCAGGTGAAGAAGATCTCGTCCTGGGCGGCGATCGGCTTCGCGCCGACGCTCATCGCCGGTATCTACGGCATGAACTTCCGGGTCATGCCCGAGCTCGATTGGGCGTGGGGCTACCCGTTCGCGCTCGGACTGATGGTCGCCGTCAGCGCCGGCCTGTACCTCGTCTTCAAGCGCAACGACTGGCTGTAG
- the gndA gene encoding NADP-dependent phosphogluconate dehydrogenase gives MPRETPDTASTAAPASAGEPTANIGVVGLAVMGSNLARNLASREGNTVAVFNRSRSKTDELVAEHPEAGFVPAFSYEEFAASLQKPRTAIIMVKAGGPTDAVIDELMNVFEPGDIIIDGGNSLFTDTIRREKAVRERGFNFVGMGVSGGEEGALNGPSLMPGGPDEAWVTLGPILRSIAAVAEGEPCVTHIGHDGAGHFVKMVHNGIEYADMQLIAEAYDLIRRATGKTPAEIADIFAEWNRGELESYLIEITAEVLRQTDAATGKPLVDVILDQAGAKGTGAWTVQTALDLGVPVSGIAEATFARSLSSHPEQRAAASALPGPELSGGEVLAGEDAAAFIEQVRLALYASKIVAYSQGFDEIRAGAAQYGWNIDLGAVSKIWRGGCIIRAQFLNRIADAYAATPDLPVLLTAPYFVDALTRAQDSWRSIVALAAASGIPAPAFSSSLAYYDGLRAERLPAALIQGQRDFFGAHTYKRIDKEGTFHTLWSGDRTEVEVEDTH, from the coding sequence GTGCCCCGCGAGACACCCGACACCGCGAGCACCGCCGCGCCCGCCTCCGCCGGTGAGCCCACCGCCAACATCGGAGTCGTCGGCCTGGCCGTCATGGGCTCGAACCTCGCACGCAACCTCGCCAGCCGTGAGGGCAACACCGTCGCGGTGTTCAACCGCAGCCGCTCCAAGACCGACGAGCTGGTCGCCGAGCACCCCGAGGCGGGTTTCGTCCCGGCTTTCAGCTACGAGGAGTTCGCGGCGAGCCTGCAGAAGCCGCGCACCGCGATCATCATGGTCAAGGCCGGCGGCCCGACCGACGCGGTCATCGACGAGCTCATGAACGTCTTCGAGCCCGGCGACATCATCATCGACGGCGGCAACTCGCTGTTCACCGACACGATCCGCCGCGAGAAGGCGGTGCGTGAGCGGGGCTTCAACTTCGTCGGCATGGGCGTCTCGGGCGGCGAGGAGGGCGCCCTCAACGGCCCGTCCCTCATGCCCGGCGGCCCCGACGAGGCATGGGTCACGCTCGGACCGATCCTCCGCTCCATCGCCGCGGTCGCCGAGGGCGAGCCGTGCGTCACCCACATCGGCCACGACGGCGCCGGGCACTTCGTGAAGATGGTGCACAACGGCATCGAGTACGCCGACATGCAGCTGATCGCCGAGGCGTACGACCTCATCCGCCGCGCGACCGGAAAGACCCCCGCCGAGATCGCCGACATCTTCGCCGAGTGGAACCGCGGCGAGTTGGAGAGCTACCTCATCGAGATCACCGCCGAGGTGCTGCGACAGACCGACGCCGCCACCGGCAAGCCCCTCGTCGACGTCATCCTCGACCAGGCCGGCGCCAAGGGCACGGGCGCCTGGACCGTGCAGACGGCGCTGGACCTCGGCGTGCCGGTCTCGGGCATCGCCGAGGCCACCTTCGCCCGGTCGCTGTCGAGCCACCCCGAGCAGCGCGCGGCGGCATCCGCCCTGCCCGGCCCGGAGCTGAGCGGCGGCGAGGTCCTCGCGGGCGAGGATGCCGCGGCGTTCATCGAGCAGGTCCGTCTCGCGCTGTACGCGTCGAAGATCGTCGCCTACTCGCAGGGCTTCGACGAGATCCGCGCCGGCGCCGCCCAGTACGGCTGGAACATCGACCTCGGGGCGGTGTCGAAGATCTGGCGCGGCGGCTGCATCATCCGCGCGCAGTTCCTCAACCGCATCGCCGACGCGTACGCCGCCACGCCGGACCTTCCCGTGCTGCTGACCGCGCCGTACTTCGTCGACGCGCTCACCCGCGCACAGGATTCGTGGCGGAGCATCGTCGCCCTGGCGGCGGCCTCCGGCATCCCCGCCCCCGCGTTCTCGTCGTCGCTGGCGTACTACGACGGCCTGCGCGCCGAGCGCCTGCCCGCCGCCCTCATCCAGGGTCAGCGTGACTTCTTCGGCGCCCACACCTACAAGCGCATCGACAAGGAAGGCACCTTCCACACGCTGTGGTCGGGCGACCGCACCGAGGTCGAGGTCGAAGACACCCACTGA
- a CDS encoding gluconokinase, translating into MRIVVMGPSGSGKSLVGAAVAAALRAEFIDGDDLHPRANIAKMSAGVALTDADRAPWLDAVAAALHRPRIVVACSALRRAYRDRIRSLAPGTVFVELVVPPAQLRTRVSRRDHFMPATLIDSQLATLEPLASDEAGFRVANDADLPAVVARITALVTGQSLR; encoded by the coding sequence ATGCGCATCGTCGTCATGGGCCCCAGCGGATCGGGCAAGTCGCTCGTCGGCGCGGCGGTAGCGGCGGCGCTGCGCGCGGAGTTCATCGACGGCGACGACCTGCATCCGCGGGCCAACATCGCCAAGATGTCTGCCGGTGTCGCGCTGACCGACGCCGACCGTGCCCCGTGGCTGGATGCCGTGGCCGCCGCGCTGCACCGTCCCCGCATCGTCGTCGCCTGCTCGGCGCTGCGCCGCGCCTACCGCGACCGCATCCGCTCGCTCGCGCCGGGCACGGTGTTCGTGGAACTGGTGGTGCCGCCGGCGCAGCTGCGCACGCGCGTGTCGCGGCGCGACCACTTCATGCCGGCGACCCTGATCGACTCGCAACTCGCCACGCTCGAGCCGCTCGCGAGCGACGAGGCGGGCTTCCGGGTCGCGAACGATGCCGACCTGCCGGCGGTCGTCGCGCGGATCACCGCGCTGGTGACGGGTCAGTCCTTGCGGTAG